The Flavobacterium psychrotrophum region AGCTGTACCGTTAGGATAAGCAGCCGGTGTCCATTGAGCTGTTGTTTGTCCAGATGGTATTACCCATGTAAGCGAGCCTACTTTTGTAGTTACACTTGTTACGTTAGAATTTGCAGTAGCATTGCTGCCACTATATGCCCTTACACGATAATAATAAGTTGTAAAAGGTGTAAGATTAGTTACGTCATAACTGATTACATTACTAACATCAAGATTGTTGTAGCCTGTTACAAATGACGGTATAAAAGTCGTATTCATAGTATGGCTGCCCAAATAAGTATATGTATTATTAGCATATGATGTCCATTGAGAAGCATAATAACTTGTTGATGGTGCAAGCACATCTGCTTTTCTAACAAGCGTTACATCTTCGCCTCCTTCAATAAGATCAATTTGTACATTGTTTTTGTATAGTGCAATAGGGTCGTTACCATTATAATGAATTACGCGTCCGCCCGGTAATGTATTATAATTAAGTATCAGATTTTTTGTAGACGATATTCCTGATGCGCCATCAGAAGCTATTACATAGGTCTGTCCATGCTGAAGGTTAAAGTTAGGAAGCGGTAAAGTATATTCATTACCATCTCCAAAATCGCCGCTACCATTTAATTGCTGTTTTATAGAATAAGCAGAAAGGTTTACGGTAGCACCGGTTCCATTATATATTTCAAGGGCCTTGTTATTACTTGTACCTTCTACATATTCTGAAAAAATAAGATCTGTTGCGAATGTAGCAGTACCAAAATCAGGATTAGTACTTACGTCAAGCCTGTAGCCGGCCGCAGCCTCAACGGTATTCCAGTTAGCCTGAAAACTCGTCTGCTCTACATTTGTAGCGGCTATAGTAACCGGAGTAGCTATTGCTGATGTTGTAAATGAACGTATAGCTGTACCCGTGGCATAAACTGTACCTGTACCATCTATAGCATAAGCCCTGTAGTAGTAAACTGTAGAAGGTAAAAGACCTGTAAGTTGCTTTGTAAATGTAGTACCAGATACATCTGTTGTTTGCACACGCGTAGCTGTACCACCGGTAATAGCAGCAGATGTAGTAGCATAATCAAAACCATATTCTGAAAAAACAGAACAACCACCGGTTGTAGCAGTAGCCGAAAGTATACCGCTTACAGATGTGATTGTTGATGCTGTTACCGCAACGGTTGTTACCGTACCAGGATTGTTTTCTCCACTACCCAAAACAGGCACGCTAAGCTCTGCTATTTCAGCATCAGCATTAAGTGCTTCCATTACTATAGTACCATTATAGCTTTGTACTGCTGTTGGGGCAAATTTTACATATACAGTAGTTATACTACCATCATAATCTTCTATATCAAGAGTTGGTGTAAACACACCCGCTTCTGTAAGTGAGTAGCTATAACCGTTAACTGCTTTAATTTCTATTATACCGCCTTGTAGATTTGTACTACTAAATGTAAAATTGCTTACAGTAGTAGTATTAATACAAAAACTGTCGAAATTTAGCGATGCATTTTCCAGAACAAGCGAAGGTGCATTAGCATTTAATGTAGTACCTGTAGCGCTGCTGCTAAAAGCGGTTTCAACATTGGCCCCGTTGCGTGCCTTAACAGCAAAAGAATAAGTAGTACCGGCAGTAAGCCCAGTTACTGTTTCTGTACCCCAGGCAGCAAGGGTTTGCCAAACTTCAGTATCTCCTAAAGATCCGTCAGCCTGTACATACTTACCTCCGGCTTCCTGTATTGCATATGTTGTAGCGGTATTGTTGCCTCCGGAAACTACCTTTACATCAAGCGTAGTTGTTGTAGCATTGTTAACCGTAGGTATAGCCGGAGTAAGGGCAAGGGTATAAAAACTAAGTTTGCTGGTACTGTAACCGGTACCTGCAGAGTTTGTAGCATAAGCCCTATAAAAATATTGTGTATTAGAAAGAAGGTTTGTTGTCGTAACGTTTACATAACTAAAATTAGCTGCAAAAGTACTTACATCTGTTCCGCCTGTAATTTTGCTAAAGTTATTTGTACTAAGCACAGGAGTAGTTGTCGAAGAAGTAGTCCATACAAGGCCTTTAGCACTTAGAGCCGCACCGCCTGTAGCACTTACAGTACCTGTTGCAGAAGCATTGTTAGTTGTAATATCGGTAACATCTGTAACATCGCTTACTGTAGGTGCAGTTGATGAACTTGCTACAGTAAGATTAAAAGTAGAACCGTTTCTAAACCTTACTGTACCGGTAGCTGCATTAGCACCTGAAGGTATTAAATAAAGTTTTAGCGTTGTGCCTGCCGCAATAACTACACTACCTGTAAATGTATTTGTAGTAGTATTTGATTGTGAAGCAGTACCAAAATTAGTTAGTGTACCATTATTATTGATATACTTGATGGTAAACTTTGTTCCGCTGGCAGTACCACTTAATGTAGTTAACCAGGTAAAGCTTGTTAGTGTAACATTATAACCTGCATCTGCACTAATGTTAAATGTATAGAACTTGTTACCTGTGTAAGATGCCTCAGGAGAAGCAGTGTTAAAGCTGTTGCCGCTCATAGATCCACTTGCTGAGGCCGATCCTACTCCACTACCTCTAGATGCACTTGTAAAAGTGACACCTGCCGGGTCTGGTGTGTAAGTAGTAGGACTACTATCTAAGTCTCCTAAAGTAATTGTCTGGGCCCACGACCCCATAACTGTAAAAAACAAGACACAAAGAAATAAGTCTCGTCGCATTCGCTGTAAAATTGTCTTCATAAATAGTTTTGATTTAATTTGATTGGAACCTCACAAAGGTCAATTTTAAATACCACCAACTGAAGGAATACATGTTTTGTTTTAGTAATCAATAAGTTACAAATAAATTATCTAAAAGTTAACTGCCTGAATTTTATGTTATGTATTATAAACAAAATACCCCTCCTAATTAGGAGGGGTACCTTTATTAATGCGGCTTAACAGCATTGTAAACAATTGTTAATGCACAATTTTGTTTGTTACCGTTTTGTTATCTGCTGTTACCGTTTTTATGACAAGAACCTGATTAACGGCATTAATATCCGATAAAATAACATCATTAGCATTAAAAGCACCTGAATTAAACAATAGTCTGCCATTAACGTCAAATACAGTTACCGATTTTACAGCAACATTTGCAGATGATATAGCTATCGCTCCGTTTTGCTTATATACCATTACTTTATTATCTGTTAGTACAGCATTAGCTTTTCTTTGTGCGCTTATCTCTGTACTGGTTGTAGTTTCAACAATAACAACATTAGAGTTTACGCTTGCATTGCCGGCTACCGCCCTAACCCTATAGTAATACGTTACGCCAGGGTTTAAGTCTGTAACTATTTGTGTCGTATCAGTTACAGTAAGGTTTTCATAACCCGGTACAAAAGATGATGATACTCCAGAGAATGTATGGCTACCAAGGCCAGATACTGTATCTATAGGTAATACTTCCCACTCACTGTCTAATGTAGGGAAACCCGATGCAGGATTTACTGTAACACCACCCGCCACTGTTGATTTACGAACAAGGGTTTTGTCAAGAGTACTGTTTGCTGTACTTGTCCATGCGCTACCCGGATCTTCGCCTATACGGCCAAAGATGTCTACATTGGCAGTAGTAGATATTTTATATAGTGCAATGGCATCGTCTCCATTAAAGTTTATAGATGCTATAGCAGTAGCAGTACCTGTATAAAGTGTAGCAGCGCTGTTTTTTAGCACAAGAGTTGCACCGTTTGCAAGGCTTCCTGTAAGCTGTACATCATTTGTAGCGGTAGTAGCGCCATTAGCATACAGCCTTACTCTGTAATCTGTAAGGTCTACGGCAGCACCAGTACCATTGTATATCTCTATATATTTGTTAGAGGCAGAACCTTCAACATACTCAGAGAAGAAAAGGTCTGTAGCAAGAGTGGCAGTACCAAAAGTAGCCGATTCGCTAACATCAAGCCTGTAGCTTACTGCACCTTCTACTTCGTTCCAGTTAGCAGTAAAAGTGTCAGATCCTACAGCTGTAGCAGCAACAGCTACAGGAGCAACTAAACTTACAGTTGTAATAGCTACATCTGCGCTATATGAAATATCACCATTGTTTATGGCATATGCCCTTATATGGTAAGTAGTACCGGCTACAAGTTCAGTAAGGTTTACTGTAAAAGCACCTGTACCACTACCTGAATCAACCTGCGTTGTATTAGGAGCAAGAAGCTCTGGAGAAGCTGTTAGGGCATAAACAATACCTCTTTCTAAAACTTCTGAGCAACCTTGTGCGGTTACTTCTGAAAGTATTGTTGAAGTTGAAGATGTAGGAGATGTTACTGATGAAATTACTACTGTAGGAGATGAATTAACACCTGTACCTGTTACAGCAGCAGCAAAACTTGTAGCACCACCGCCGCTTACGGTAATGTTGCCGTTATAAGGGCCAGCCACTACCGGAGCAAACTGCACATATAAATCATGTGTAAAAGTACCACCTGTTTGTGCTACAGTAAGAGAATCTGTAAACGTACCTGTTGCAGTTTCAGAGAATGTGTAACCATCAAGAGGGCCAACAGTAATATCGCCTGCTACAAGATTGCTTCCTGAAATGGTAAACAATACCGGTGTACCAACAGTTTCTATACATACGCTACCAAAATCGGCTAACGCTGTGGCTGTTAAAACAGGCGATGTATTTACTGTAGTGTTTACTGTAATTACATTAGAATTAGTACTTGTAACCGCAGCTGCTACTGCCCTAACCCTGTAATAATATTGTGTACTGGCGGCAAGGCCACTTACAACCTGAGAGGTGCTGCTTACAGCAAGATCCTGATAACCGGGAACAAAAGCATTTGTGCCACCTACAAAGGTATGCATGCCAAGGTTGGCAACGTCATCCAGGTTGGCAACCGTCCACTCAGTTTCCAGTGTAGGGAAACCAGATGCAGGGTTTACTGTAACGCCTCCTGTTACAGATGGTTTTCTAATAAGGGTTTTATCAAGTGTGCTGTTAGAAGGGCTTGTCCAGGCTACACCCGGATCTTCTCCTATTCTGCCAAAGATATCAACATTAGATGAAGTAGATATTTTATACAGAGCTATAGCATCATCTCCATTAAAGTTAACAGACGCTACTATAGTGGCCGCACCCGTATATAATGTTGCTGTAGTATTTTTTAGTACAACAGTAGCACCATTTGCTAATGTACCAGAAAGCTGCACATCATTTGCAGATCCTGTTGCTGCGGTGCTGCCATTAGAATATAGCCTTACCCTGTAATCTCCAAGATTTACAGCTGCACCTGTACCGTTATATATTTCAAGATATTTATTAGTACCAGATCCTTCTACATACTCAGAGAAGAAAAGGTCTGATACTGGTGAAGCACTACTAAAAGATGGTGATGTACTTACATCTAGCCTGTAGCCACTTGCACCTGTTACAGGCTGCCAGTTAGCTTCAAAGCTATTTGCAGTAACAGCTGAAGCAGCAGTAGCTACCGGAGCCGCCAGTACCGGAGCCGAGCTCCATGAAAGCACTACATTATCAAGCGCAATACCGTCTCTGCTGCCAGAACCACTAACTTCAGCATAACTCCAACGGATCCAGATGTTACCTGAGGTATTGTCAAGAGCAGAAAGACTTACATTTGTATAAGGAGTTACAGTACCCTCTGCAATAGTTCCTGAAGCATAAGCACCACCGGTTACTGCTGTAAATCCTGTTGTGGCAGATGTAGTACTAATTTCAAGGTTAAAAGAGTTGCTGCGCGCCTGTTCTCTTATTTTAATTACATCATAAGAAATTACCAGGTTTGTTTTTCCTGTGGTGCCTGCAATGTTAAGCACTACTGATGATGGTGAAAAAGCACTTCCTGATCCCAGGATACCTATCCTTGAACCATAATTGTAATTAGCTCCTGACGTAGATGCAGCAGTACCCACTACCATAGCATTATCTGCTGTAGTGCCGTTGTAAGATGTCCAGCCCGATGGATAGGCCGTACCAGCCGCTCCCGGCGTGGTATTAAAATTTTCTGAATAAGGAGAACTTGCAGGTAAGGTAACCTGTCCCCATGTTGCTGCCGCTGCCATTAGCGCCGACATTGAAAAGACATTGCGTAATGTCTTGCGTAAGATTGTTTTCATAAGGTAATAATTTGATTGGAAACTATTGTTTATCAATAGTATATCAAATTTAGAAAATGAAAACACCCGAGGGTAATTCTTAAGGTTGTGTTACCGTAAGAGGATTATTATTGTTTCTTAACCAGAAGGTTAGGATTATAAAATTTTCGTTAAAACAATAGTATATTGCTGTAAATTAACCATATAGTAATTTTTTTTATTCATTTTTTACAGATTTTATACTTTTTTGAAAGCACATAAAAATGAAGCCCCCGCTGCGATACGGAGGCTTAAAAATCAGAAAACAGAACTATATAAAATTGTGGATGCTAGCGTAATAAAGAGAAATGTGCCTTAAACTCTTTTCTGGTACCGGTAGATGAATCATACAGTACACTAAACCAGTAATCTGTAGCCGGTAGCGGGTAGCCGTTTAATGTGCCATCCCACCCCTGTCCGGCAGGTCTTATAGATGTAATTAATTTACCATACCTGTCATATATAAATATCAGGGCGTTGTACTGACTTTCAAGTCCTTTAATGTTCCAGGTATCGCGGTGTCCATCGCTATTGGCACTAAAAAAACGCGGATAGTTAAGTGCAAAAACAGTAAGCTCTATATAGCCACAGCCGTTTACATCATTTACCCTTATAGTATGCTCACCATCATAAATACCTGTAAAGTAAGCATCATCCTGATATGCTCCGCCGTCCAGGCTATATTCATAGCTTCCTGAACCTCCGGTTACATTTATTTTTATAACCTGGTTGCGGCTAAAGTCGACTCCTACCTCGGCAGTTGCCAGAGCTATTGAAGACAGTCCTACACGCCCGGTAGCCGTTGTTTCACAACCTGATATTTTGTGTGTTGCCGTAACCAAGTATTCCCCCTCTTCCATAACCAGTATTGAAGCCGTGGTGTGAGGCAGTGCATTACCATCTTTCTCCCATACAAAAGTATAGTCAGTATTATTAAGGTTGCTTTGTAAAACTTTAGGGATTGGCACTCCGGTTACATTATCAACACATAAATATATATCTTTTATTACCGGCCTTGGCAGCGCATAAATGGTTATTGTTGTACGCACATCGGCAGTACAAACCGTACCTACAGTATAAACCACTGTTACAGTTCCGGCACGTTTTGGTGTAAGAAGCCCGTTTGCGTCAATGGTTGCATTTGCGGTACTTACAACCGACCAAACCCCTCCTGCAACCGAAGGTGTAAGCTGTAGTGTATCGTCAATACATACGGTAGTATTTCCGGTAATTGTACCCGGGGACGGTGCCGGAGCTGGTGCCGGGTCAATAACCACAGGTCCTGCAGATGCTTTACAGCCCGCAGCATTTTTAACGTATACAGTATAAGTACCTGCTCCAAGCCCTGTAAATGTGATACCTGTCTGGTAAGTAATATCGTCAAGGCTATAGGTATAACCCGCCCCATATGGACTCGTAATTGTTATTTTACCCACAGGGTCTGCACACGTAGGTTGTGTAACCGTATAACGTGGTGCAACAGGCGTAGCCGGCTGCGCGTTTATGCGTTGGGTAATTGAAGATATACATCCTCCCGCATTTTTTATCCTTATGGTATAATTGCCCGGTGGCAGGTTACTATATGTTGTTGTAGCATCATAGATGATGCCGTCAATGCTATACGTTATGCCAGCCCCCACAGGAGCTGTAATTACTATTGTACCAAGCGTGGTACAATCTGGCTGTGTAGTTACTATCGAAGGAGTAGCCGGAGCCGTTGGCGCAGCATCAATTATCTGGACAGTAACAGGAGAAATACATCCACCGGCCGATTTAGCTGTTATATTATAAGTACCCGGTACAACATTAAAAGTTGTAGTGCTAAGATAATTTGTACCGTCTATACTATATGTGTAGCCTGCACCTAACGGAGCTGTAATTACTATTTTTCCGGTTGCTTCTCCACATGCAGGGTTTGTAGGCATTACTGTAGGTGCAACGGGTGTTACAGGCTGCGCATTAATTACCTCAACCTTTACAGGAGAGATACAGCCCGCAGCATTTTTAACCGTAATAGTATAGCGCCCGGCACTAAGTGGCCCGTATGACATAGCAGAACTGTAGTTGATACCGTCAATGCTGTAAGTAAAACCGGTTCCTGAAGGTCCTGTAATTACTAAACTTCCGGTTGCAACCACACACGTAGGCTGTGTAACGGTTACTAACGGCGCGGCAGGTCCTGCCGGTGCAGTGTTTATTACCTGAACTGTAGCCGGAGATATACAACCTGCGGCGTTTTTAACGGTTACATTATACGTGCCAGAACCTACATTAAAGGTTGTGGCAGTAACATAATTAATACCATCTATACTATAAGTTAAGCCTGTACCTGTCGGGGCTGTAATCACAATGGTGCCCTGAGTTGTACAGGTAGGATCTGTAGGTATAAGTGTAGGTGCAACGGGAGCTGTTGGTGCGGCATTTATAACCTGAATTGTAGCAGCAGATATACAACCCGCTGCGTTTTTAACGGTTACATTATAACTTCCCGTCCCTACGCTAAACGTAGTAGTAGCTACATAGTTAGTACCGTCTATACTATAGGTTAAGCCCGCCCCTGTTGGAGCTGTAATTACGATACTGCCTTGCGTATTAGTACACGTTGGCTGTGTTGGGGTTACTGTTGGCGCGGCAGGTGCAGATGGTACTGCATTTATTACCTGAACCGTAGCAGCAGAAATACAACCCGCTGCATTTTTAACCGTCACACTATAACTTCCCGGCCCTACGCTAAACGTAGTGGTGGCTACATAGTTAGTACCGTCTAGACTATAGGTTAAGCCCGCCCCTGTTGGGGCGGTTATTACAATACTGCCCTGTGCGTTTGTACACGTAGGCTGTGTTGGGGTTACTGTTGGCGCAACAGGCCCTGGCGGTGCTGCATTTATAACCTGAACCGTAGCAGGAGAAATACAACCCGCTGCATTTTTTACCGTTACGTTATAGCTTCCCGGTATCCCTACGTTGAACGTAGTAGTTGCAACATAGTTAGTCCCATCTATACTATAGGTTAAACCCGTGCCTGTTGGAGCGGTTATCACGATGCTGCCCTGTGCGTTTGTACACGTAGGCTGTGTTGGGGTTACTGTTGGCGCAGCAGGTGCAGATGGTACTGCATTTATTACCTGAACCGTTGCCGGAGATATACAACCTGCGGTATTTTTTACCGTTACGTTATAGCTTCCCGGTATCCCTACGTTGAACGTAGTAGTTGCAACATAGTTAGTCCCGTCTATACTATAGGTTAAACCCGTGCCTGTTGGTGCGGTTATCACGATGCTGCCTTGTGCGTTTGTACAGGTAGGCTGTGTTGGAGTTACTGTTGGCGCAACAGGTGCAGATGGCGCTGCATTTATTACCTGAACCGTTGCCGGGGAAATACAACCCGAAGCATTTTTTACCGTTACATTGTAACTACCAGGCCCTACGCTGAACGTAGTGGTTGCAACATAGTTTGTACCGTCTATACTATAGGTTAGACCTGTGCCTGTTGGTGCGGTAATTACAATGCTGCCCTGTGCATTTGTACAGGTAGGCTGTGTAGGGGTTACTGTTGGAGCGACAGGTGCAGCTGCGGCTGGATTTATTAATTGTGTAGTAACCGGAGAAATACAACCCGCGGCATTTTTTGCTGTTATACTATATGTACCTGCCCCTACTGTAAATGTAGTTGTAGAAACATAATTAGTACCATCTATACTATAGGTTAAGCCTGCGCCTGTTGGAGCAGTAATTACAATACTACCCAGTGTTGTACAGGTAGGATCTGTAGGGGTTACTACGGGAGCGGTTAAAGTTGCACCTGTTGTAAGCAATGCAGCATCAGAATACAAAGTACAGGTTGTTGACGTAATTTCGCAATAATACTGGTTCTGGTCAAATGATGCCGGTATATTACTAACCGTAAATGTTGCTGTTGTAGCACCTGCATAATTAGTACCATTTGTAACATTTACCCAGTTACCACTACTATTTAATACTTTCCATTGATAGGTATATCCAGTACCTGTAGCTACCGATGTACTAAAGGTTGCTGTACCGCCCTGGCAAACCGACTGGTTAGAGGGTGACGTAATTGCAGGTACATTACCCGGAGTAGGATTTGCAGTATGCATACCAAGGTTTGAACAATATTCGGTAGGACTTGAAATCCAGTCACTCGCAGAAAAGTTTATATTAGGTGCAACTGCATTTGGCCTTCGAATCATTGTATACCCTCTGTCTGCTTCAGAATTACCTATTGGTGCTGTAGTCACATGGTCTATTAGCACACCATTTTTTCTAAGCCTGAAAGCATCTTTACCATTAAAACCACCCATGTAAGTATCATAAGTAAGTGTTCTGGCATAAAGACAATCAAAAGCATCACCCCCTGCCCTCACCAAATGGGTTTGGCCAGGACCAACAGAGCCTAAAAGTGTAATATTATATCCCGGAGTGGAAAGATTATCAAAATCGCCAAAGCGCTCTAATGTATATTCACCATTAAATGTAACTGTATTGGCTCCCGGGTTGTATATTTCTACAACTCCCGGATCGCCAGCATATTCATCATACAGTTCTGAAATATAAATTTCTGCGCTGGCACATTGGGGTGTTAATACTGTAAAAGTTGCAGGAGACTCACTTAAACAACCATCTGAAGCCCTTACAGATATCGGTCCTGTTGCAGCACCCTGAGGCACAACAGCCCTTATTTGTGTATTTGAGATTACCGTATATGTTGCTGCCGTAGTTCCAAACAGTACCGCCTGTGCACCGGTAAAACCATTTCCGGTTATGATAACAACAGTATTATCCGGCCCCGTTGCAGGTGTAAACGATGTTACGGTAGCAGTATTACAATTAGAATAAACCCTGCCATTCAGGGTAAAATCGTCAAGGCGTATATTACCGCCTGTGCCGCCGGTTAAGGTTAGCACTACTGATACTGTACCCGTTAGACCCGTTACTGGGTTACTTACCGGTAGCGATGTAGCTCCTGCATTAGCGCCTGATCCTGAAGTTAGTCCACTACCTACGGTAATGCTATTTATAGCCATCGACCAGTTTGCTGGCCCTGAGTTGCTTTTTCTTGTCCAGAAATTAAAAGATGTAACATCCACAGCAAAACCAGGAGCAACATTAAAAGTTAGCGTAATAGTAACTGCTCCTGTTGGCGTAACAGCCTGTATGGCCGATGCTGTGCCGCCACTACCATTACCGCTGGACCAGGAACCAGGAACAAGATTATTTGTCCATGTAGATCCTGACAAATGTGATTCTATAGTTACAGGTGCTACCCTATACGGATACGTATTTATGGTAGTCGTACCAAATTCATGTCTATAAATTTGTGCCTTTAAATTACTTACAGTAAAAACAAGGCACACTACTGCCAGCAGAAATTTCGAGTAAAAATACTTCGGGTATTTTTGGGTCATCAGTTATAAATGTAACAGGTTTAACAAGGCAAAGTTATAATCTTATACAATTTAACCTAATTTTAAGAAGTTAAATTATAATCTTTTGTATGTAAAATAATTGTAAAGTGCTATAAAACAGAAAATGGCTACAATTTGCAGCCATTTTCCTTATCATTTCTTTCTTAATTACTTCTGTTTACATAAACCCATCCGGTTTTCGTTTCATTGTCCATGTTTATTACATAATAATAAGTACCTGTTGGCAATTCATCTCCCCCGTTAGTTTGTCCAAACCATTCATTAGAGTAGTCTGATCTTTTATAAACTTCAAGTCCGTAACGGTTAAATATCTCAATCTTTCTAACGTTAAGTCCTGTAAGATCAAAACGGTCGTTCATATTATCATTATTTGGCGAAATACCTCTCGGAATATCACAGAAAACACCATCTACAGTAAAGCGATACGCATCAGTACATCCGCCTGAAGTACTTACTGTAAGTTCAAACACTAACGGATAATCTTCAGTCCTTATGTTATTACTCACACCATATTCTGTTACATTAAAAGTAGTATCACTTCCTAAAACGGTAGCCTGACCGGCAATTCTCCACTCAAATTGCACATTTGCCACATCAAAGCTATTATTTAAAGACATTCCTTCTAAAATATAGTTATTACCATTAATTGTTGGCCTGCAACCCTGTGCACCTGTTAGCTGTGGCGCACCTGCTTGCGAGGTATTAATAATAACCGGTGGGCTTACTGATGTACAACCCTGAGTATTTTGTACTGTAATGGTGTAGCTACCTGCCGGAAGTGTAAAACTGGTTCCTGCCTGGAATGCACCTCCGTTTACACTATACTGGTATTCTGATCCTAACGGAGCAGTAATGGTTAGTAATCCTGACAAAGAAGCACATGTAGCGTCAATAGTTGTTGCTGTTGCCGCTACTGGCGCTGGCACAGCCGGATTAACTACATAAGGTAAACTTACAGAAGTACAGCCTTGGGCATTCTGTACCGTAACAATATGAGTTCCCGGATTAACAGAAAATATTGTACCCGACTGGAAGGCTCCACCGTCTACACTATATTGATATTCTGCCCCTAAT contains the following coding sequences:
- a CDS encoding T9SS type B sorting domain-containing protein; the encoded protein is MTQKYPKYFYSKFLLAVVCLVFTVSNLKAQIYRHEFGTTTINTYPYRVAPVTIESHLSGSTWTNNLVPGSWSSGNGSGGTASAIQAVTPTGAVTITLTFNVAPGFAVDVTSFNFWTRKSNSGPANWSMAINSITVGSGLTSGSGANAGATSLPVSNPVTGLTGTVSVVLTLTGGTGGNIRLDDFTLNGRVYSNCNTATVTSFTPATGPDNTVVIITGNGFTGAQAVLFGTTAATYTVISNTQIRAVVPQGAATGPISVRASDGCLSESPATFTVLTPQCASAEIYISELYDEYAGDPGVVEIYNPGANTVTFNGEYTLERFGDFDNLSTPGYNITLLGSVGPGQTHLVRAGGDAFDCLYARTLTYDTYMGGFNGKDAFRLRKNGVLIDHVTTAPIGNSEADRGYTMIRRPNAVAPNINFSASDWISSPTEYCSNLGMHTANPTPGNVPAITSPSNQSVCQGGTATFSTSVATGTGYTYQWKVLNSSGNWVNVTNGTNYAGATTATFTVSNIPASFDQNQYYCEITSTTCTLYSDAALLTTGATLTAPVVTPTDPTCTTLGSIVITAPTGAGLTYSIDGTNYVSTTTFTVGAGTYSITAKNAAGCISPVTTQLINPAAAAPVAPTVTPTQPTCTNAQGSIVITAPTGTGLTYSIDGTNYVATTTFSVGPGSYNVTVKNASGCISPATVQVINAAPSAPVAPTVTPTQPTCTNAQGSIVITAPTGTGLTYSIDGTNYVATTTFNVGIPGSYNVTVKNTAGCISPATVQVINAVPSAPAAPTVTPTQPTCTNAQGSIVITAPTGTGLTYSIDGTNYVATTTFNVGIPGSYNVTVKNAAGCISPATVQVINAAPPGPVAPTVTPTQPTCTNAQGSIVITAPTGAGLTYSLDGTNYVATTTFSVGPGSYSVTVKNAAGCISAATVQVINAVPSAPAAPTVTPTQPTCTNTQGSIVITAPTGAGLTYSIDGTNYVATTTFSVGTGSYNVTVKNAAGCISAATIQVINAAPTAPVAPTLIPTDPTCTTQGTIVITAPTGTGLTYSIDGINYVTATTFNVGSGTYNVTVKNAAGCISPATVQVINTAPAGPAAPLVTVTQPTCVVATGSLVITGPSGTGFTYSIDGINYSSAMSYGPLSAGRYTITVKNAAGCISPVKVEVINAQPVTPVAPTVMPTNPACGEATGKIVITAPLGAGYTYSIDGTNYLSTTTFNVVPGTYNITAKSAGGCISPVTVQIIDAAPTAPATPSIVTTQPDCTTLGTIVITAPVGAGITYSIDGIIYDATTTYSNLPPGNYTIRIKNAGGCISSITQRINAQPATPVAPRYTVTQPTCADPVGKITITSPYGAGYTYSLDDITYQTGITFTGLGAGTYTVYVKNAAGCKASAGPVVIDPAPAPAPSPGTITGNTTVCIDDTLQLTPSVAGGVWSVVSTANATIDANGLLTPKRAGTVTVVYTVGTVCTADVRTTITIYALPRPVIKDIYLCVDNVTGVPIPKVLQSNLNNTDYTFVWEKDGNALPHTTASILVMEEGEYLVTATHKISGCETTATGRVGLSSIALATAEVGVDFSRNQVIKINVTGGSGSYEYSLDGGAYQDDAYFTGIYDGEHTIRVNDVNGCGYIELTVFALNYPRFFSANSDGHRDTWNIKGLESQYNALIFIYDRYGKLITSIRPAGQGWDGTLNGYPLPATDYWFSVLYDSSTGTRKEFKAHFSLLR